The following are encoded together in the Coffea arabica cultivar ET-39 chromosome 1c, Coffea Arabica ET-39 HiFi, whole genome shotgun sequence genome:
- the LOC140005922 gene encoding UPF0481 protein At3g47200-like, which produces MKIKKGKRAISLPNGNSSNEIKAADHKDDNTLERRSTHEPESGSWRYHEYADSEGLTSWKQQDQAHFETEDQASVEYSLNLIEGGLEKWRQVAREEGNTSSICIFKLPCGLTGTNEKAKEPELVSIGPYHRGKNHLLKFEEHKWYFLDKILSRNHNNHFSGLSTYLRCMRNLEARARACYSDKLLMSSHDFVEMMLLDACFVVGLLRHLGSSEDSVDKDDPIFTKPWIIPILIRDLLKLENQLPFFVLEELFLPVMCMAAFKPLHLLDLFYLSLLPSNQETRPKYLDAYRPSSQSIQSVTELRPSGIKLKPQKADSFLDIKFHNRVLEIPAMTVNDFTSTLLLNCVAWEQCQEDKPTYFTDYISFMNCLIHRPRDVALLYLDGIITRLSQDDMYVADFFNNLGKNVVINVHSCYLYKEFKELDAYFNSYWATMMRTYFRSPWSFISIFSAFLIIVLSFTQSIMSILTYQRQFG; this is translated from the exons AAGGCAAGAGGGCAATATCACTGCCCAATGGAAATAGTTCAAACGAGATAAAGGCGGCAGACCACAAGGATGATAATACCcttgaaagaagatcaactcaTGAACCTGAATCAGGCTCATGGCGCTATCATGAATATGCAGATTCTGAAGGACTAACAAGCTGGAAGCAGCAAGATCAAGCTCACTTTGAAACAGAAGATCAAGCTTCAGTTGAGTATTCCCTAAATCTCATAGAAGGAGGCCTGGAGAAATGGCGTCAAGTGGCAAGAGAAGAAGGCAATACCTCATCCATATGCATATTCAAACTTCCATGTGGCCTAACAGGTACAAATGAGAAGGCTAAAGAGCCTGAGCTTGTGTCAATAGGTCCTTATCACCGCGGCAAAAATCATCTACTCAAGTTTGAAGAGCACAAATGGTACTTTCTAGACAAGATTCTCTCTAGAAATCACAATAATCATTTTAGTGGTCTAAGCACTTACCTTAGATGCATGAGGAACTTAGAAGCCAGGGCGAGAGCTTGTTACTCTGATAAATTGCTCATGTCTAGCCATGATTTTGTTGAAATGATGTTATTAGATGCCTGCTTTGTTGTTGGTCTCCTTCGCCATCTTGGTTCTAGTGAAGATTCGGTTGATAAAGATGATCCAATTTTTACCAAGCCATGGATAATACCAATTCTCATCAGGGATCTTCTTAAATTGGAGAACCAACTGCCTTTTTTCGTCCTGGAGGAACTGTTTCTCCCCGTCATG TGCATGGCTGCTTTCAAACcattgcatttacttgatttgttCTACTTGAGTCTCTTACCCTCAAATCAAGAGACAAGACCGAAATATCTTGATGCATATCGTCCATCAAGTCAATCAATACAAAGTGTAACAGAGTTAAGGCCATCAGGGATCAAGTTGAAGCCGCAAAAAGCTGACAGTTTCTTGGACATCAAGTTCCACAACCGAGTCCTGGAAATCCCAGCAATGACTGTGAATGATTTCACTAGCACCCTTCTCCTGAACTGTGTTGCCTGGGAACAATGCCAAGAAGATAAACCAACATACTTCACAGACTATATTTCTTTCATGAATTGTCTCATCCATCGGCCAAGAGATGTAGCATTACTGTATCTAGATGGGATTATCACAAGATTATCACAAGATGACATGTATGTGGCTGATTTTTTCAACAATCTTGGGAAAAATGTTGTGATCAACGTCCATAGTTGTTACCTCTACAAGGAGTTCAAAGAGCTGGATGCATACTTCAATAGCTATTGGGCAAC